The DNA sequence GGCACCCTGCACGTCCCGCATGACGCCGAGCAGCCACCGCAGCTCGTAGTCCTGCAGCAGCAGCTCGCGTACCCACTTCGCCGGGTCGGTCGGCTCGGGCCGGTCTGCCTCACCCGACACCGGCGGGCGCCACGGCACGGTGACGACCTCGGCGACACCGAAGCCTTCGTCGCGGCGTAGGCCGAGCCCGTAGCGGACCGCGCGGCGGCCGAACGCGGCCAGCTCCGCCGGCGCCCCGGTCAGCAGGTACGTCGAACCGGCCTCGGCGCACAGGTCGGCGGGTTTCGGCAGGTGGGAGGCAGTGTGCCAGCCGGACCACGTGCCGGTGCGCACCCAGCGGCGGGTGACGGTGACGCCGGTGCCGGCGAGGTCCATCTCCGGTAGTGGTTCTGGCGCGGGCCGGCCGGCGGCGTCGACGAACACGGCCGGGCTGGTCAGCCGCAGCACCAGCCGGTCGGTGTCGACCACCGGGCCGGCGGTCGACGCGACAGTGGCGGTGTAGCCGGCTTGTCCACCGACGGTGCGCCGGCCACCGACGCGCACCGCCCGGTCGGCGGTCAACCAGTCGACCGCCCAGCCGGGCAGCGGCTGCGGTCCGGGCCAGATCGAGCCTTCGAGGTGGGTCCCGACGGGCAGTGCTCCCCGCGCGTACAGCTCCTGGTCCTTGGCTGTGCCGGTCCGGCCGTCGATGCTGGTCCGGGTGGTGCGGGTCAGCCGCAGCCCCGGCGGCAGCTCCAGGGTGCCCTTGCCGGGGACGAGCGGGCCGCCGCATCCCAGGCAGGTCTCGGCCGGCTCGGTGCCGAACGCCCGGTCGTCGACGAAGCCGCGGCAGGCCAGGCCGCGCGGATACTTGCACCGGTACACCGACATCGGCACCCGGCGGCTGCCGGCGGGCAGCAGCGGGCCGTAGCGGACGCCGCTGTCGAACAGCAGCCGGAACCGTGCGGCGTCGGCC is a window from the Solwaraspora sp. WMMD792 genome containing:
- a CDS encoding RAMP superfamily CRISPR-associated protein, which produces MSGDIPAPGSGGDALQVTLTACQPLAVGVTSEVGYVTESHPYVPGSVLRGALAAAWIAEYGPPDRCDPADAARFRLLFDSGVRYGPLLPAGSRRVPMSVYRCKYPRGLACRGFVDDRAFGTEPAETCLGCGGPLVPGKGTLELPPGLRLTRTTRTSIDGRTGTAKDQELYARGALPVGTHLEGSIWPGPQPLPGWAVDWLTADRAVRVGGRRTVGGQAGYTATVASTAGPVVDTDRLVLRLTSPAVFVDAAGRPAPEPLPEMDLAGTGVTVTRRWVRTGTWSGWHTASHLPKPADLCAEAGSTYLLTGAPAELAAFGRRAVRYGLGLRRDEGFGVAEVVTVPWRPPVSGEADRPEPTDPAKWVRELLLQDYELRWLLGVMRDVQGACPEDQPVPRTIVGELLQQPTGAKLSGRQKDNISAVLTTKLTVQQLRDVISVVEHRRADYHVREGKR